The window ATAGATTTTGTAGTTTCATACTGACCTAACTCACCATGCTTTGTTAAATATCCATCATATTTTTAAGTCTTTCTCCTGGTGGTATGGCTATGGCAGGACTGATTAtgagtctctatctctctcctggtTGGTCAGAGCCTATATCCAAGGTGGCGATCCAGACAGACATCAAGCTCTTGGCCAACCACTCCTGTATGGTGCTGCTGGTGTGCAATGTGTCCTCCTACCCCAATATTACCTACACCTGGGAGATAGACAATGAGATCTACGGGGATGCCCAGCAgattcacttctctctctcaccagcagagagagacatcagTGTAAAGTGCAACGCCTccaacctagtcagttggaaaattGCCTCTGCGACAGTAAAGTGTAGAAATGACACAACCACCCCAGGTACCTAGATATCATAATAATACTTCCATACACGTTCAGTGTGCTTATATGCTTATGTTGTCAAATATAATATGTAATGCATGTGATTACATTGGATGTATATGATATAGAGCCATTTAGTCTTTATCATATTGTATCGTCTAATCATGTGTGGTGTACAATATGTGACAGGACTGGCGTGGTATACCATCTACATCGGAATATCAGTAGGAGGCGCTGTGGTGCTGATCCTCACTTTAGCTGTGGCAGTGTGCTACTGCAGGGGCCGAAGTAACACAGGTATGTACAGCTTAGGGGCCTCAACTGTACTTAAAGTGACATTTCAGGTGGTTCTAGAAGTATTCTTCAGCTGGTTTGATTTTGGGGGGGATTTGCTAGAAATTAGAAAAAGAGTGAGACCCCTCATTAATTCCTGAGTATGTTTGTTGATATCCTGTATAAAATGTTTCTGATTGGTTGATATTTTGTTCTTATAAAACACAGAAGATCAAACTGATAACGCAATATATGCTGATATTATGGACAACACAAGAAGTAGAGATGTAAGTATCAATGCCGTTATTATGTATCTGAATGTGTTAAAGCTGTATGTATTTGTATGGGCTGTATTTTGATTCCAGACAAGATCAAACAGTCATCTAAACCCAATATCCATCTATGAACCTGTCAATGATCTGATTATCCCAAGATTGAACAAGGTAAGATATAAATGGTCATAATGGTAAAATGTATGTGATTGAATGGAAGACCATGTTGTCTACTTTGAGAAAAGTCACTACCTTTCTTGATGCTGAAATAGTTTCTTCTTGATTATCTGTCACATGTAGCCGCAGACTCTGTATGACAAGATCGCGTTTGGACGCCCAGAAGGCCCCCAGTCTCCCTAACAGGAAGTACTGTGAGCTGAACAGGATGTGGTCATAAGCTGGGCCTTCCATAGATATGGAACCCTCTGCATCCTCTGCAACTTACACGTGTATATTCTGTAGATAGGCCTAGATGTTACTGTTAAATTTCATCACAAACTACACTATTTGCTTCTATTTCCTTCTCCCTTTGATGAtgctcatatatacagtatataataaggCCTTATATGTTCCTTTGAAGGCCTAGAATCAATTAGAAGATTCGGAAATGTGTACTAGGCAGTAGAAGGCGTGGTGATCAGACAAGCTCATGTCAAATTTCTATTTTCTAGATGAAAGACAATTGTTTTAGATACTAGTAGGACATTGATTAGCGAGGTTGATTTATGCCTGTGTACTCTTTTGTGTTATTATTATGTGCTCGCCAGGCATCAATGAGGTTGTAATCAGAGAGTATATGCTCTAGAGCCTTGGTTGCGTGTTGATTGTAGATGGTCTTATTTGATTTGTCAGCATTTCCAAAATGGCATTCATGTCTGTCCCAATTACCAGATGTAATTCAGTTCATTCTAAAAACAAATATGCTGTTCagagaaaaacaaataattataCCTTATTTGCATGCCTTGCGTGCCTTGCATTTAGAGTGAATTGTAATTAACTctcatgactgtatttgttagtgacagaggcATGATTGTTGTATTGAATGGTTTTCAGTACTGTAGCCTTCACCAAGTGATTGTCTAAGTGGATATGTTATCTTTAAAATTAAACTCATTATGACACATtacatatatcatatatcataaaGCCCCTGAGGGCCTAGTGACACCCTAACACACTGGTCTGAAACTCCTGGTTTAGTCAAATTATGCCGGCTTGCAAAGGGATGTGTCAtttctattggaatccagccaaaGTTAGGATATCCAACCATTTAAACTTTCAGTCACacgcaacctgcattcagaatgactgttgGGGTAGGGAAGATTGATTTTGAGAATTTCTAAATCATATAAACTGGAACAAACATATCAGTAATGGGTGAAATAAGTCCAACTACTAACAGATTGGAATAGTTGAGAAAAATCGATGTTATCTAtgtttgtgtagcataagattaatcaaCCAGTCATagtaaatatcaaatcaaatcaaatttattaatATAGCCCttattacatcagctgatatctcaaagtgctgtacagaaacccagcctaaaaccccaaacagcaagcaatgcaggtgtagaagcacgggggctaggaaaaactcgcaagaaaggccaaaacctaggaagaaacctagagagtaaccaggctatgaggggtggccagtcctcttctagctgtgccgggtggagattataacagaacatggccaagatgttcaaatattcataaatgaccagcatggtcaaataataataatcacagtagttgtcgaggttgcaacaggtcagcacctcaagagtaaatgtcagttggcttttcatagcggatcattcagagtatctctaccgctcctgctgtctctagagagttgaaaacaccaggtctgggacaggtagcacatccggtgaacaggccagggatccatagccgcaggcagaaaagtttaaactggagcagcagcacggccaggtggactggggacagcaaggagtcatcatgccaggtagtcctgaggcatggtcctagggctcaggtcctccgagagagagaaagaaacaaagagagaaagagagaattagagagagcatacttagtcacacaggacaccgaataagacaggagaaatactccataacagactgaccctagcccccagacacaaactactgcagcataaatactggaggctgagacaggaggggtcaggagacactgtggccccatccgatgataccaccagacagggccaaacaggcaggatataaccccacccactttgccaaagcacagcccccacaccaataCAAAGGTATTGAAACAAACCGTTGTGAAAATCAATCTGCAAGAGTTCATGCTGgaataatgataatgatgatgattggTGTCGTTTTGAGTTGTTTTGAGCAAACATTAATTATGTATTTTACTCAACAAGCTTGTTCAAATACAACTGACTTCAAGCTGAGTTTGTTGATTAAAGACTCTAACACATTGGCTCAAAGTCCTGTCATTTTTAAGTCCACTCAACTTGCATAGAAATGCTAATTAAGCAATTGGTTAAGTTTGACTTTTTTCAGTGCAAAGTGTGTGAAATTAAAAGCCTGAGGAACTTCACATTAGGTCACTTGTTTGTCATAGTTAAGGGGTCATGGTTTGCTCTCTTCATCTTTAGCAGTGTGGGTTTGTGAAGGAAGGCACTCAGTGAAGATGTATTTTCCCGCTGTGATCAGAGAGTCAAATAGAGAAATGGTTGTAATCATATGCAAAAACCTGTGAAAACCTTGTTGCTGGGCTGTTGAGTACACATGAAAAGTTGTGCAGGGATTATTGTCCTTTTCAGAGAGAAGAATGACAATGTTCTGGCATCATACATTATCTGTAGTTCACTTATTAATTTATCTTTTTCATTCAATCTATCACTGTGATCACTACTTTCCTGGGTTATTACTTTGAACAGTTGACAGACTGTAACTCAAGAACATCTACATGCAATTGACCTCCAAATAGCTACAACATAAACCAAATGATAAACATGCCATGACGTCAAACCTTTGACACCTCTCTGAGGGACATTAAAGATTGTACTGAAAATGTCAACATGACCAGGTATGGTAAATGCAATATTGACTTCACGTTTTGTACAACTATGTCTTATCCACTAAGTTTCTTTCTCTGATATATACTAtagttctctcttcctcccacagAAAGACCACCGTGTTGATGTGTCCATTTACTTTTACAGTAAGAGGAAGTGGTGTAGAGATGAACATGACATCAGATGCTATTTGTTCTGTTTCTCTTCATGCATCTGCACCTTTCTAATTCTGTCAAAGCCCCATTCGTGTCACAGACGCAGGATCTGTCGGGGTCCGGAGGACTTGCCAGAGGCTTAGAATGGAGTACACTTTATGTGCAACTCTGCGATGATGATGATTCATGTATTTCTCTGTATTTTGAATATTGTTAGCTAACTATTAACTTTATTAGACAAGAAAAAGTTTCATTCATAGAATATGAAGTATGTCATATATGCACAATAAATGTGGTAACAGATGATGATGTTGTTTGGTTACACTGTGTTTTCTGACTGCAGATTTTTGGAGGTGTTGGTCACTACAGCTTTTCAATCAGATTGTAGCATGAGCCTGAGAAATATAtaatattgtcacgccttggtcattgtattttgtgtttttggtatatgtttgggtaggccagggtgtgacatgggtttatatgttgtatttcgtgttggggtttgtattatttgggattgcggctgattaggggtgtgtctagttaggcttggctgcctggggcgattctcaatcagagtcaggtgattctcgttgtctctgattaggaaccgtatttagggagccatagtttcgcttttatttcgtgggtgattgttcctgtctctgtttagtgttcaccagataggctgtataggtttcacgtttcgtttgttgtttttgtattgagttatttcatgtatcgttccgttttcattcattaaagatcatgagtaacaaacacgctgcatttcggtccgactctcttcgttcaacagacgaacgccgttacagaccgttttatgtgtggattaattgtcggagtagaggaccttctgcatttcaggtaaaattgtcatgtttgtcatttattatcatgtcttgtccctgtgctccccattctattcgtttccctctgctggtcttatttggttctttccctccttctatccctctctctccccctccctctctcactctctcgctctctctcttctctctatcgttccgttcctgctcccagctgttcctattcccctaatcatcatttagtcttcccacacctgttcccgatcctttcccctgattagagtccctatttattcctttgtgttccgttcctgtcccgtcggttccttgtttagtattcaccatgctgtgattgcgtttcgccctgtcctgtcgtgtttttgctgtgattgtgtatcgccctgtcctgtcgtgttttttgccttcatcagatgctgcgtgtgagcaggtgtctctgtcaactacggcctgcgcctacccgaagcgacctgcagtctgtggccgcttctccagttattccctctacagactagaggatttttgttattccctgtttggacttaaataaactctgtttctgttaagtcgcttttgggtcctctttcacctgcatgacagaaggaaccgaccaaggaatggacccagcgacttcagacgctcgttacactgcc of the Oncorhynchus gorbuscha isolate QuinsamMale2020 ecotype Even-year linkage group LG25, OgorEven_v1.0, whole genome shotgun sequence genome contains:
- the LOC124013833 gene encoding SLAM family member 8-like, which gives rise to MSAGPFFSKHGILLLLGSIFQYGVGVPLIINKRVGDSVELQAGLETGHFKSLEWKYMGKVIAEFNSDVVYSPASQFEGRLKMNAKNYSLTVRELTLQDSGDFLLTGEGDKDQIGSKTITLKVHEPISKVAIQTDIKLLANHSCMVLLVCNVSSYPNITYTWEIDNEIYGDAQQIHFSLSPAERDISVKCNASNLVSWKIASATVKCRNDTTTPGLAWYTIYIGISVGGAVVLILTLAVAVCYCRGRSNTEDQTDNAIYADIMDNTRSRDTRSNSHLNPISIYEPVNDLIIPRLNKPQTLYDKIAFGRPEGPQSP